The genomic segment GGCGGGCTGCTCTCGCCCGAAGGCGTCGCGCGGATCGCCCGGGAACGCGACCTGCCTCCGGCCACCGTCGGTGACGACGTCGCGGTCGGCGCGTACGTCGCGGACCGGCTCGGCCGCGAGGTCGTCGACCGGCTCGTGGAACCGCTGCTCGGCGGCGTGTACGCGGGCGACTCCTACCGGATCTCGATGCGCGCCGCCGTACCGCAGCTCTTCGAGGTGGCACGCGAGGGCGGCTCGCTGCTCGACGGGGTGCGGCGGGTCCAGGACCGGGCCGCCGCCCGGCAGCACACCGGACCGGTCTTCCAGGGCATCGACGGTGGCATCGGCACCCTGCCCCGGGCGGTCGCCGCGGCCGTCCGTGAGCAGGGCGGTGAGATCGTGACCGGCACCCCCGTGCTCGGCCTCAGCCGCACCCGCGACGGCTGGGACGTCCGTACCGACGCCCGGGTGTTCACCGCCGACGCCGTCGTCCTGGCGACCCCGGCCGGGCCCGCCGCCACCCTGCTGGCCGCCGAGTCCCCGGCCGCGTCCGCCGAACTGGCCGGCGTCGAGTACGCGTCGATGGCCCTGGTCACCATGGCGTTCCGGCGCTCCGACGTGACCGCGCCGGACCTGTCGGCCGGGCGTTCCGGTTTCCTCGTACCGCCGGTCGACGGCCGCACCATCAAGGCGTCCACCTTCTCCACCAACAAATGGCGCTGGGTCGCGGACTCCGCGCCCGGCCTCTTCCTCCTGCGCACCTCCGTCGGCCGGTACGACGAGGAGGAGCAGCTGCACCGCGAGGACCGCGAACTCGTCGACGTGTCACTGCGTGACCTCGCCACCGCCACCGGACTCGCCGCGGCCCCCGTCGACACCCGGGTCACCCGCTGGACCGGCGGACTGCCGCAGTACCCGGTCGGTCATCTCACCCGGGTCGCCCGCATCCGCGGCGCGGTCGCCGAACTCCCCGGCCTGCGGGTCTGCGGGGCGGTGTACGACGGTGTCGGCATCCCGGCCTGCGTCGCGAGCGCCGTCCGCGCGGCTGACGAGATCGTCGCGGGCCTGGGCCCCGGTGGGCGTGCCGGCCACCCCGCCCGGCACGGAGATCGACACCAGGCCGACCCTGGCGCCGGGCACGGGGAGCGAGGCGGGACAATAGCCGTATGAGTGCGCCTGAGAAGATCCCCAACGCCGGCAAGAAGGCCAAGGACCTCAACGAGGTCGTCCGCTACACCCTGTGGTCCGTCTTCAAGCTGCGGGATGTGCTGCCCGAGAACCGCGCCGGTTACGCCGACGAGGTCCAGGAGCTGTTCGACCAGCTCGACGCCAAGGACGTCACCGTCCGAGGCACCTACGACGTGTCCGGTCTGCGGGCCGACGCGGATCTCCTGATCTGGTGGCACGCCGAGACCGCGGACGCCCTCCAGGAGGCGTACAACCTCTTCCGCCGGACCAGGCTCGGCCGTTCGCTGGAGCCGGTCTGGTCGAACATGGCGCTGCACCGCCCCGCCGAGTTCAACAAGGCGCACGTGCCGGCGTTCCTGGCCGACGAGACGCCGCGCGACTACATCAGCGTCTACCCGTTCGTACGCTCGTACGACTGGTACCTGCTGCCCGACGAGGACCGGCGCCGGATGCTCGCGGACCACGGCAAGATGGCGCGCGGCTTCCCGGACGTCCGCGCCAACACGGTCGCGTCGTTCTCGCTCGGCGACTACGAGTGGATTCTCGCCTTCGAGGCCGACGAACTGCACCGTATCGTCGACCTGATGCGTCACCTGCGCGCCTCCGAGGCCCGGATGCACGTCCGTGAGGAGGTCCCGTTCTTCACGGGCCGCAGGAAGTCGCTCTCCGACCTGGTGGCCGGACTCGCGTAGCGAGCGGGTCCCGGCCACCCTGGCCCGGAAGATCAGACGAGGGGCAACGACGCGTCACGCGCCGCCCCCCGTTCCAGCGACACCGGGTTCGGCTCCGGGTGCGGCGCGCACTGCGCGCGCCGCACCGGCGTCCTTCCGGTCAGCAGATACGACTCCAGGTAGGCGTTGACGCAGGGGTTCTCACCGCCGCCGATGCCGTGCGACCCCGAACCCCGCTCCGTGACCAGTGCCGCGCCCGGCAGCCGCCGCTGGAGCTCCAGGGCCCCCTTGTACGGGGTCGCCGCGTCCCGTTCGGCCGCCAGGATCAGTGTCGGGGGCAGCGCTCCCCGCGCGGTACCGATGTCGACCGGCTGCCGCCTCGGCGCGGGCCAGTACGCGCAGGGCAGGTTCATCCAGGCGTTGTCCCAGGTCTCGAACGGCGCGGTCCGCGCGAGCGCGGTGTTGTCCCGGTCCCACACCCGCCAATCGGTGGGCCACGGCGCGTCGTTGCACTCGACGGCCGTGTAGACCGCGTTGGCGTTCTCGCTGTCCTTGATCCCGGCGGGCCGCGGTGTGGCCTGGTCGATCAGCGGCTGCGGGTCGCCGTGCACGTACTCCGAGAGCGCCGTCGCCCGCATCGACCAGTAGTCGTCGTAGTACGCGGCCCCCAGGAACGCCGACTGGAGCTCACCGGGGCCGACCTTCCCGCCCGCCGGTTTCACCGCCAGCTCCGCGCGCACCTTCTCGTACCGCCGCCCCACCGCCGCGGCCGTGGTTCCCAGCCGGTACGTCTCGTCGTGCTTCGCGACCCAGGTACGGAAGTCCCTCCAGCGCGATTCGAAGGCGCGCGACTGGTCGAGGTTGGAGCGGTACCAGACCGTGTCCGGGTCCGGGTCGACCACCGAGTCGAAGACCATGCGCCGGACGTGGGACGGGAACAGCGTCGCGTACAGACCGCCGATGTACGTGCCGTACGAGGCACCCATGAACGTCAGCTTCCGCTCGCCCAGCGCCGCGCGCAGCACCTCCAGGTCGCGGGCGTTGTTGATCGAGGAGTAGTGGCGCAGCGCGGGTCCGGCGCCGCGCGCGCAGCCGCGTGCGTACGCCTTGGCCCGCGCGATCCGCTTCCGCTTGTACGCCTCGGACGGGTGCGTGGGCGAATCGCTGGGCGCCCTGGCGAAATCGGCCGGGTCCTGGCAGGACAGCGGGGCCGAGTCACCGACTCCGCGGGGCACATAACCCACCATGTCGTAGGCACGGGCGATCCGTTTCCACTCGGCCAGCTCGCCGACCATCGGGAAGGTGAGGCTCGAAGCGCCGGGTCCGCCCGGGTTGTAGACGAGCGCGCCCTGGCGCTCGGCCGAACCGCCGGTGGCCCCGGCCATGCTGACGGTCAGTCGGATCTGGCGGCCGAGGGGGGCCGCGTAGTCGAGCGGTACGCCGACGGTGCCGCACCGGACCGAGTCCGGCAGCATCTCGGCCTCGGCGCACGGGCCGAAGGCGATCCCGGCCGCCGCCGCGCGCTCGGCGGCGATCATCGTGCCCGTGTCCTCGGCGGCCCGGCGGACGCCCTCGCGCGGGTGGTCGAGGCCCGTGGCGGGCGCGACGGTCAGGGCGGAGAGGACCAGGGAGCCGATGGTTCCGTACAGCGCTACTGCTCTCACGCGTGTTCCCTTCGTGCGGACGGATGAAGCCGAAGGGGGATGGTCGGGCGAGCGGTCAACGATGTAAAGCACTGGCTCCGAATGTCATATGGAATGACCCTGATGCTCGTCGTGGCGGCCGGGTGGGGGTGGCCGAGGCGGGCGGCTCGGGGTCACCTCCCGCTTCGGGGTCACCTCCGGCCGGGGTCACCTCCGGCCGGGGTCACCTCCCGCTTCGGGTCACCTCCCGACGAGTACGCCGCGCGCCGCGCGTACCAGGCGGACCGCACGGTTCGGCGGGCGTGAGCCCGAACGGTCCCGCCACCACTGGGTCAGTCGGCGCCGGGCGGCCGGATCGGCGGGACGTCCGACGGACAGCAACGTCTCGGCGAAGTCCAGCGCGTCACGCCGGTGTCCCGTGGTGAGGGGGTTTCTCCTGGCGTACGCGATGAACGCGCGCCGGTAGTCCTCGCCGAGGATGTCCGGCAGTTCGGGCGCCACCTTGGCGACGATCCCGGCCCGCTTGGCCGCGAGTGCGCGGCTCTGGACGGCGAGTCGGCGTGGATCGAAGCCCTCGGGGGCGGGGGTGCCCGCGACCAGGGCGGAGAGCAGGGCGGTCTGGGCCACGGCGAGGTGGCCGCGGGCGGTGGTGGTCCGCTCGGGGGTCGGGGGGACCCGGAGCCGGGTGGTGGCTGCGGTGGTCGTTGTGGCTGTGGTGATGGCTGTGGTCACGCCGGTGGTGGGCTCCGGCGGTGGCTGCTGGGGGTGCGGGTGCTGCTGCGGAGCTTCCGCCTCAGGCACCTCAGGCACCTCACGTGCCACTCGCACGTCTCGTGCCGGTCGGGCCCGGAGCGTCGGGCGGGCCGGGTGGTGGGCCGCCGTGTCCAACGTGTCACGGATCAGGTCCAGTTCGGCCGCCAGTTCCGACGCGGGCGGGAAGTCGTCGTCGCGCTCCAGCAGGACGCCGGGAGGTGTGACCCGGGCGCGCAGTTCGGTCAGGACGTCCAGGACCGGCCGGGTGACGGGGTGGGCGTGCGTGTCGTGCCAGACCCCGTCCCGCTCGACACCGCCCGCCACATGGACGTACGCGATCGACTCCAGCGGCAGTTCGTCCAGTGCCGCCGCAGGGTTCTCGCCCCGGTTCACGTGGTTGGTGTGCAGATTGGCCACGTCGATCAGCAGCCGCACCCCGGTGCGTTCCACCAGTTCCGCCAGGAACCGTCCCTCGGTCAGTTCCTCGTCGGGCCAGCTGATCAGAGCCGCGATGTTCTCCAGGGCCAGCGGCACCGGCAGCGCGTCCTGGGCGATCCGGACGTTCTCGCACAGCACGTCGAGCGCTTCGCGGGTGCGCGGTACGGGCAGCAGATGGCCCGCTTCGAGCCTCCGCGACGCGGTGCGCGGCCCTCCGGCCCGTACGAACGCGATGTGCTCGGTGACCAGCGGGGCTTCGAGCAGCGTGGCCCGTGCCGCCAGGTCCGCCAGCCGCCCCGGGTCCGGTCGGTCGGCCCCGCCGAGGCCGAGCGAGACGCCGTGCGGGACGACGGTGACGCCGCGCTCGCGGAGCCGAACCAGTGAGTCGGGGAGGTGGTCGACGCAGATGTTCTCCGCGACCGCCTCGACCCAGTCGATCCCCGGTAGTGCCTCGACCGCCTCCGCGATCTCCGGTCGCCAGCCGATCCCGATGCCCAGCTTCATGCCGCCCCCTTCGTCCACCTGGTGCCGGGGTGATGGCCCGGCCGCACGTCGATGAACCCCAGGAGGGGGACGTTCAGAGGCCGATTTGAGGTTCCGGGGCCGGCCCGGCGGATTCGGCGGGCCGGTGGATCGGACGGATCGGTCGCCGGCCGGCTCGCCCGCCGCCCGCCGCCCGCCGCGCCCGCCGCCCACTGGCCCCGCGCTCGCCGACCCCCCCGCCCGTCGGCCTCAGCGGTGGCGACGCAGCGCCGGGTGGTCGGCGACGACCGTGCACGAACCCGGGGCGATCTCCGTGAACCCGGCGTCCCGCACCACGGGCAGTCCGCTCACGGTGAGTCCGGCCCAGCGCGCCGCGTCGGGGGTCGCCACGGACAGCGGGAACCCGGCCTCGCGCCACGCCTCGCGCTCCGCGTCCGACAGCTCCCACCACGCGAGCTGCGCGCCGTGTCCGGCCTGCGCCATGGTCTTGCCCGCCGACATGTCCAGCTCCGGGTTGAGCCAGAGCACCGGACCGGCCGGATCGGGCGCGGCCGGGGGCTCGGGGTCGTCCAGGTCGGTGCCCGACACCTGGAGCTTCGCCAGCTCCTTGGGCCAGCCGTCCAGCGGAACCGGCGGGAACACCCGCACCTCGGCGCTCTCGCCCATGACCGTGATCCCGGGCAGCTCGGACGCCTTGCGCCACTCGGACCCCCGGGCCCGGCGCACCACCTTGCGGATACGGGCGTCCTGCCAGTCCCGCACGGCGCGCGCCCACTCGCCCTCGCCCAGCGACCTCTCGTCGGAGAGCATCACCAGCACCGCCCGCGCGGCCGTGCGCAGCGCGTCGGTACGGGCCGGGGGCGCCGCCTTCTCGATGCGCACCACCAGCGGCAGCACGTACTGCGGCGAGGCGTCACGGTCCGTCGGCTCGACCTGGAAGGGGCTCGCCCCGGACCGGGCCGTGGCCTCGTCGGAGCGGGCCGGACTCTCGTCGGACCGGGGGGCCTGACCCTCGTGACCCGACGCGTTCGAAGGGCCCGGGACCCCGGGAAGAACCGGCGCCTTCGGAAGGGCTCCGGAATCCGGGTGATTCGGGACGGAAGCGGACGCGGGAATGTCGTTGCTGCTGCTCACCCGCCCAGTCTGCCAGCCCTCCCGGCCACGACCCTTGGCGTATCGCGGGCCTCAGGTGAGGATGTACCGCATGAAGAGCGATCTCTTTTCCAGCGAACACCTGGCCCAGCCCGCCACCGCCCCCGGCATGACTCTCCAGAACGACAAATCAGTCAAATACGCCGTGAACGGGGAGATGCACGCGCGCCAGGGGTCGATGATCGCCTTCCGCGGCAATCTCCAGTTCGAGCGCAAGGGACAGGGGATAGGCGGTCTGCTCAAGCGGGCGGTCACCGGCGAGGGGCTGCCGCTGATGGCGGTACGCGGTCAGGGCGAGGCGTGGTTCGCGCACGAGGCCGCCAACTGCTTCATCGTGGACATGGAGCAGGGCGACGTCCTGACCGTCAACGGCCGCAACGTCCTCTGTTTCGACCCCACCCTCCAGTACGAGATCAAGACCGTGAAGGGCGCCGGAATGGCCGGCGGCGGCCTCTTCAACAGCGTCTTCACCGGATACGGGAAGCTGGCCCTGGTCTGCGAGGGCCACCCCATCGTGATCCCGGTCACCGCTCAGCAGCCGGTGTACGTCGACACGGACGCGGTCGTCGGCTGGAGCGCCGAGCTGAACACCTCGCTGCACCGCTCGCAGAGCTTTGGCTCGATGGTGCGCGGCGGTTCCGGCGAAGCGGTCCAGCTGATGCTCCAGGGCGAGGGGTTCGTGATCGTACGGCCCAGCGAGGTCAAGCCCGAGAAGGCGTCGGCCAACTGACGGCCCGCCCGCGCCCCGGAGGCGTCGAGGAGCGGGCAGCCGGTACGGAACCGGAGCGTCGGCGGCCGGTTTCCGTACGGGCAGCCGGTACGGAACCGGAGCGTCGGCGGCCGGTTTCCGTACTGAAGAGGCCGGCCTCGATGTCGTCGGGCGCGGCTCCGGTGTCCGCACCCCGCCGCTCGGTCTCCACGGCGGTGACGCGGTGACGAGCCGGCTCACCGCCTTGCGTGGCTGAGTAACCTCGTACGCATGGACGATTCGTACTGTGAGACGCCCGCACCGACCCCCGCGCACACGGTGGCGGACGGGCCTCCGTACGCCGAGTGCGTGCTGTGCCGGAAGCCGACCGAGTACCCCGAGTCGGTCAAGGGCAGCACCCTCTGCCCGGTCTGCGAATGGCAGGAAGCGGGCCGCACGGCCTGCTCCGGCTGAGGACGCCGCCGGGCCTCCCGTTCGGATCATGCGGGACCCGTGGCGCCTGGAGCCGCGCCTCGCCGGGGAAGCGAAGACCTTTACGCGTCCGCGACGCGCGCGAGGACGATACGCGTCCGCGACGCGCGCGAGGACGGCCGACCGGACGGCGGACGGGGCGAGGGACGGGGCGGCGCCCAGGGCCGTGAGTACATCCGTGGCGGCGACCTCGGTTGTCCGAGTATGTTCACGACGGTCTTGTATCAGCGGACTCTGACAATCGAGCGCCGGGCCGGCCGGGGAGCCGAACCGGCTGAGCGGTGCCACCCGGAGCGGGCCGCACCTGGCCGCACCTCTCAGCGCGCCAAGCCCGGAGACCGGCCGCTGCCGTGGTTGTCGACCGTCGTCGTCCCCGCCGCACCCATCAGCTGTGACACCCGCACGAAGCGGTACCCCCGCTTCCGCAGCTCCGGCACCACCTGGGCGACCGCCCGGTCCGTGACCGGAGCCGCGCTGCGGGTGCAGTGCATGACGACCAGCGAGCCGGGCTTCACCCCGTCCAGCACCTGGCGGGTCACCGCGTCCGCGTCCGTCGCGAACGCGTCGCCGCTGACCACGTCCCACTGGACCGCCGTCACCTTCGACGGAGCCAGCGCGCGCAGTGTCGTGTCGTCGTAACACCCACCGGGGAAACGGAAGTACGGCACCACGTTGCGCACGCCCGCCTTGCGGAACGACGCGAAGGCCCGCTCCACATCGGCGCCCATGCCGCCCTTCTCGACGACCGGGAGTCCGTAGCAGGGGCCCTTGAAGGCGTAGTGGCTGTACGAGTGGTTGGCGACCTCGAACAGCGGGTCGGCGCCGATCGACCGGGCCTGCTTCGGATACTCGTCGGCCCAGCGTCCGGTCATGAACACCGTCGCGGGCACCTTCAGCCGACGCAGCAGCGCGATCAGTTCCGGGTTGTCGAAGTGCTCGCCCGCCGCCGCGCGCGGACCCTGGTCCGCCGTCATGTCGGCATCGAAGGTCAGCGCCACGACCTTGTCGCTCGTCCCGGCACTTCGCGAGAAGACCGGGGTCCGCCCGGCCGGGCCCGGCGCCATCGTGGGCGGCTTCCGCACCCGAGGTGTCTGTGACATCCGCGGCGGCGAGGCCGAGTGTGCGGGGGCGTGTGTGACCGCGCCGTCCGCGGAGACCTGGTCCGGGGCGGGGCCGGCGGTGCCGCAGCCGGTGAGTGCGCCCCCGACGACGGCCCCCAGGATCGTCAGGGCTGTCAGGGTGGGCGCCGAAAGCGGTGGGACCGGTGGGGTCGACGAGGCCGGTGGGACCGGCGAGGTCTGCGAGGCCGGTGGGGCAGCTGGGGTCGTCGGGGGCACCGAAACCGGCGAGATCAGCGAAGTCAGCGCGGTCCGTGGCGTCCGGTTTCGTGCAGCGTCAGCTGCTCTGCGTACACAATCGATCACCGACGGAAAGTAACCGATCATATGACCGGGGGGTGGCGGGCCACACCGCCGCCCCCCGGCCGTTCATCGGATCAGACCAGCGACGCGGTGAGCGTGATGGTGGTGCCCGAAAGGGCCTGACTGACCGGGCAGTTCGCCTTGGCGTCCTCGGCGGCCTTCGCGAAGCCCGCCTCGTCCAGGCCGGGGACCTCGCCCCGCACGGTGAGGTGGATGCCGGTGATGCCGGTGCCGGGCTGGAAGGTGACCTCGGCCTGGGTGGTCAGCCGGGCCGCCGGGTTCCCCGCGGTGGCGAGACCGTTGGACAGTGCCATGGAGAAGCAGCTGGAGTGGGCCGCCGCGATCAGCTCCTCCGGGCTGGTCTTCCCGTTCGCCTGCTCCGCGCGCGACGGCCAGGAGACCGGGTACTCACCGATGCCGGAGGAGTCGAGGGTGACGACCCCCGTGCCTTCGGTCAGGTTGCCTTCCCAGACCGTGTGTGCCTGACGCGTAGTAGCCATTCTGAAGATGTCCCTTCGGATGAGGTGTGCGGCTGTACTGATGACCGCGCTCCCGAACCTACTGCTCCGCCAGTCCCTTCGCGTCGCGGGCCAGTGCGGTGAGACGCGAGATCGCCCGGAAGTACTTCTTCCGGTAGCCGCCGTTCAGCATCTCGTCGCTGAACAGCTGGTCGAACGGCAGACCGGACGCGAGCACCGGGACCTCCCGGTCGTACAGCCGGTCCGCGAGGACCACCAGCCGCAGCGCCGTCGACTGGTCGGGCACCGGCCGCACATCGGTGAGGCAGACCACCGACACGCCGTCCGTCAGCGCGCCGTACCGGCTCGGGTGGACCCGCGCCAGATGGTCGAGCAGCGAGGGGAAGTCGTCCAGCGACGCGCCCGCCGTGGCGTACGCGGCCCGGGTGACCCGCGCGTCCGAGAACGGCGCCGGGGCCTCGGGCAGCCCCCGGTGCCGGTAGTCCTCGCCGTCGATCCGCAGCGGACGGAAGTGCGCCGAGAGCCCCTGGATCTCGCGGAGGAAGTCGGCGGCGGCGAACCGGCCCTCGCCGAGCTTCCCGGGCAGCGTGTTCGAGGTGGCGGCCAGCGCGACCCCCGCCTCGACCAGCCTGCTGAGCAGCGACGACACCAGCACCGTGTCACCCGGGTCGTCCAGTTCGAACTCGTCGATGCACAGCAGCCGGTGACCGCTCAGGGTCCGTACGGTCTGCTGGAAGCCGAGCGCGCCCACCAGATTGGTCAGCTCCACGAAGGTCCCGAACGCCTTCAGCGACGGCTCCGCCGGGGTGGCGTGCCAGAGCGAGGCGAGCAGGTGCGTCTTGCCGACGCCGTAACCCCCGTCGAGATAGACGCCGCGCGGACCGGCCGGCGCGGACGGCTTCTTGCTCCTGCCGAACCACGACCGCTTGCCGCCGCCACCGGCGTGCGCGCCGCCGAGCCCGGCCGCGAACGCGCTGAGCACGGTCACGGCCTCGCTCTGGCTCGGCTGGTTCGGATCGGGTACGTACGTCGCGAAGCGCACCGAGTCGAAGCGCGGCGGCGGCACCATCTCCGCGACCAGCCGGTCGGCGGGGACGCGCGGCTCACGGGCGCACAGGGACAACGGGGCCGTTTCGGCTATGGGGCTCTGCCCAGGCACGGCGGTGGAGGACGACACAACTCCCCACCATAACGGCCTCCCCGACGTCGGCCTCCCCACGACAGGGAGCGGGCTGCCGGCGCCGTGCGGCCCCGCTCGCTGCGCCGTCACCGGTCGACGACGCTCCGCGGCGACGCCCTTCCGCGCCTCGCCACCGAAGCCGCGGAAGGCCGGTCGCCGCCCGGCCCCTCTCACGGGGGAGGCCGTGAGGGCCGTGCGAGACTGCACCACATGCGACGCCTCTTCCCTGTGACCGACCCGACACGAGCGGCGAGCGGAGCCCCGGCGACCAGCAGCGCCCCGGACGGTGACCGCCGACGGAGCCCGGAGACCCCGGACGGCGACCGCGAGTGGAGCCTCGACGAGCTGGCCGACGCGTACGCGTACCCCGCCACGGACACCCCCTGGCTGCGCGCCAACATGGTCTCCACACTGGACGGCGCCGCCCAGCACGACGGCCGCTCACAGCCGATCTCCTGCGCCGCCGACATGCGGATCTTCGGCACCCTGCGCGGGCTCGCCGACGCCGTCGTGGTCGGCGCGGAGACCGTACGCCTGGAGGGGTACCGCCCCGCCAGGGCCCGGGACGCCTTCGCCGGGCGGCGGGCCGCGGCGGGCCAGGGTCCCGCGCCCGCCGTCGCCGTCGTCAGCGCGAGCCTGGACCTGGACTTCTCGCTGCCGCTCTTCGCCTCGCCGCTGGTCCGCACCCTGGTGGTCACCGGTGCCGGCGCGTCCGCGGACCGCGTCCGGGCCGCCGAGGACGCGGGCGCCCGGGTGGTGATCGCGGGGGACGGCGCGACCGTCGAGCCGGACCGGGCCGTGCGCGAGCTGGCCGGCCTGGGGCTGAAGCGGCTGCTCACCGAGGGCGGCCCGAGGATGCTCGGCCAGTTCGTGGCGGGCGGTGTGCTCGACGAGCTCTGTCTCACCGTCTCCCCGCTGCTGACCGCCGGGG from the Streptomyces sp. AM 4-1-1 genome contains:
- the hemG gene encoding protoporphyrinogen oxidase; this translates as MERSQNGVAARDGHPPDPRTGDGVDTRTGHVVVIGGGIAGLTAAHRLLAAGQRVTLLEASDRLGGKLMTGEVGGATVDLGAESMLARRPEAVRLAEAVGLGDRLQPPATATASVWTRDALRPMPKGHVMGVPGDPAALGGLLSPEGVARIARERDLPPATVGDDVAVGAYVADRLGREVVDRLVEPLLGGVYAGDSYRISMRAAVPQLFEVAREGGSLLDGVRRVQDRAAARQHTGPVFQGIDGGIGTLPRAVAAAVREQGGEIVTGTPVLGLSRTRDGWDVRTDARVFTADAVVLATPAGPAATLLAAESPAASAELAGVEYASMALVTMAFRRSDVTAPDLSAGRSGFLVPPVDGRTIKASTFSTNKWRWVADSAPGLFLLRTSVGRYDEEEQLHREDRELVDVSLRDLATATGLAAAPVDTRVTRWTGGLPQYPVGHLTRVARIRGAVAELPGLRVCGAVYDGVGIPACVASAVRAADEIVAGLGPGGRAGHPARHGDRHQADPGAGHGERGGTIAV
- a CDS encoding AIM24 family protein, which gives rise to MKSDLFSSEHLAQPATAPGMTLQNDKSVKYAVNGEMHARQGSMIAFRGNLQFERKGQGIGGLLKRAVTGEGLPLMAVRGQGEAWFAHEAANCFIVDMEQGDVLTVNGRNVLCFDPTLQYEIKTVKGAGMAGGGLFNSVFTGYGKLALVCEGHPIVIPVTAQQPVYVDTDAVVGWSAELNTSLHRSQSFGSMVRGGSGEAVQLMLQGEGFVIVRPSEVKPEKASAN
- a CDS encoding DUF692 domain-containing protein encodes the protein MKLGIGIGWRPEIAEAVEALPGIDWVEAVAENICVDHLPDSLVRLRERGVTVVPHGVSLGLGGADRPDPGRLADLAARATLLEAPLVTEHIAFVRAGGPRTASRRLEAGHLLPVPRTREALDVLCENVRIAQDALPVPLALENIAALISWPDEELTEGRFLAELVERTGVRLLIDVANLHTNHVNRGENPAAALDELPLESIAYVHVAGGVERDGVWHDTHAHPVTRPVLDVLTELRARVTPPGVLLERDDDFPPASELAAELDLIRDTLDTAAHHPARPTLRARPARDVRVAREVPEVPEAEAPQQHPHPQQPPPEPTTGVTTAITTATTTTAATTRLRVPPTPERTTTARGHLAVAQTALLSALVAGTPAPEGFDPRRLAVQSRALAAKRAGIVAKVAPELPDILGEDYRRAFIAYARRNPLTTGHRRDALDFAETLLSVGRPADPAARRRLTQWWRDRSGSRPPNRAVRLVRAARGVLVGR
- a CDS encoding pyrimidine reductase family protein, whose amino-acid sequence is MRRLFPVTDPTRAASGAPATSSAPDGDRRRSPETPDGDREWSLDELADAYAYPATDTPWLRANMVSTLDGAAQHDGRSQPISCAADMRIFGTLRGLADAVVVGAETVRLEGYRPARARDAFAGRRAAAGQGPAPAVAVVSASLDLDFSLPLFASPLVRTLVVTGAGASADRVRAAEDAGARVVIAGDGATVEPDRAVRELAGLGLKRLLTEGGPRMLGQFVAGGVLDELCLTVSPLLTAGDAQRIAVGSALTVPERFALASLLEEGGFLFGRYRRDHRTAAPDRPGS
- a CDS encoding OsmC family protein, whose protein sequence is MATTRQAHTVWEGNLTEGTGVVTLDSSGIGEYPVSWPSRAEQANGKTSPEELIAAAHSSCFSMALSNGLATAGNPAARLTTQAEVTFQPGTGITGIHLTVRGEVPGLDEAGFAKAAEDAKANCPVSQALSGTTITLTASLV
- a CDS encoding peptidyl-tRNA hydrolase, which encodes MSSSNDIPASASVPNHPDSGALPKAPVLPGVPGPSNASGHEGQAPRSDESPARSDEATARSGASPFQVEPTDRDASPQYVLPLVVRIEKAAPPARTDALRTAARAVLVMLSDERSLGEGEWARAVRDWQDARIRKVVRRARGSEWRKASELPGITVMGESAEVRVFPPVPLDGWPKELAKLQVSGTDLDDPEPPAAPDPAGPVLWLNPELDMSAGKTMAQAGHGAQLAWWELSDAEREAWREAGFPLSVATPDAARWAGLTVSGLPVVRDAGFTEIAPGSCTVVADHPALRRHR
- a CDS encoding polysaccharide deacetylase family protein — protein: MTALTILGAVVGGALTGCGTAGPAPDQVSADGAVTHAPAHSASPPRMSQTPRVRKPPTMAPGPAGRTPVFSRSAGTSDKVVALTFDADMTADQGPRAAAGEHFDNPELIALLRRLKVPATVFMTGRWADEYPKQARSIGADPLFEVANHSYSHYAFKGPCYGLPVVEKGGMGADVERAFASFRKAGVRNVVPYFRFPGGCYDDTTLRALAPSKVTAVQWDVVSGDAFATDADAVTRQVLDGVKPGSLVVMHCTRSAAPVTDRAVAQVVPELRKRGYRFVRVSQLMGAAGTTTVDNHGSGRSPGLAR
- a CDS encoding alpha/beta hydrolase — translated: MRAVALYGTIGSLVLSALTVAPATGLDHPREGVRRAAEDTGTMIAAERAAAAGIAFGPCAEAEMLPDSVRCGTVGVPLDYAAPLGRQIRLTVSMAGATGGSAERQGALVYNPGGPGASSLTFPMVGELAEWKRIARAYDMVGYVPRGVGDSAPLSCQDPADFARAPSDSPTHPSEAYKRKRIARAKAYARGCARGAGPALRHYSSINNARDLEVLRAALGERKLTFMGASYGTYIGGLYATLFPSHVRRMVFDSVVDPDPDTVWYRSNLDQSRAFESRWRDFRTWVAKHDETYRLGTTAAAVGRRYEKVRAELAVKPAGGKVGPGELQSAFLGAAYYDDYWSMRATALSEYVHGDPQPLIDQATPRPAGIKDSENANAVYTAVECNDAPWPTDWRVWDRDNTALARTAPFETWDNAWMNLPCAYWPAPRRQPVDIGTARGALPPTLILAAERDAATPYKGALELQRRLPGAALVTERGSGSHGIGGGENPCVNAYLESYLLTGRTPVRRAQCAPHPEPNPVSLERGAARDASLPLV
- the zapE gene encoding cell division protein ZapE; this translates as MSSSTAVPGQSPIAETAPLSLCAREPRVPADRLVAEMVPPPRFDSVRFATYVPDPNQPSQSEAVTVLSAFAAGLGGAHAGGGGKRSWFGRSKKPSAPAGPRGVYLDGGYGVGKTHLLASLWHATPAEPSLKAFGTFVELTNLVGALGFQQTVRTLSGHRLLCIDEFELDDPGDTVLVSSLLSRLVEAGVALAATSNTLPGKLGEGRFAAADFLREIQGLSAHFRPLRIDGEDYRHRGLPEAPAPFSDARVTRAAYATAGASLDDFPSLLDHLARVHPSRYGALTDGVSVVCLTDVRPVPDQSTALRLVVLADRLYDREVPVLASGLPFDQLFSDEMLNGGYRKKYFRAISRLTALARDAKGLAEQ
- the hemQ gene encoding hydrogen peroxide-dependent heme synthase; this encodes MSAPEKIPNAGKKAKDLNEVVRYTLWSVFKLRDVLPENRAGYADEVQELFDQLDAKDVTVRGTYDVSGLRADADLLIWWHAETADALQEAYNLFRRTRLGRSLEPVWSNMALHRPAEFNKAHVPAFLADETPRDYISVYPFVRSYDWYLLPDEDRRRMLADHGKMARGFPDVRANTVASFSLGDYEWILAFEADELHRIVDLMRHLRASEARMHVREEVPFFTGRRKSLSDLVAGLA